In the Vibrio gigantis genome, one interval contains:
- a CDS encoding M16 family metallopeptidase, with protein MKINKILILAGAVLLSACQVTTPTNSEDTSLDLAQTLSFDSSVEVGKLDNGLSYYIAENTNPESRVYVRLVVNAGSMNEDDDQRGVAHIVEHMAFNGTQNYPGNEVIKVLEQAGMKFGVDINAFTDFENTVYTLNLPSNDPETLELVMDILSDWASNVTMLKGDLDAERGIVLEEWRARLGPMLRLGDKKSAIEMTGSRYVIRDPIGDPQTIQNVSKYRVADFYNKWYRPDNMSVVVVGDVQTEQVKQLITQKMGDANAPESELEKIDYSIPLVDGWRSEVVSEEGYSSPSVEVSFFSTFETDLSYARYQQDLAHQIATRLLNVRLQRWEQDEDNVVNAANFYSSNVGRETTQAVFSLQLVEGEYQHATEGLFQFVAQLAQHGFSEAEVNGEVSRLQGVIDRGQDKKNYSIDLAGDLMVAAASGQILVSKDQAYELNKYFLERITLEQVNEAFLNIVEPKSRLILLTQPTEERKPKLAPDWVESQWQMSMSTEQKTWSIDGNKAVLPVVDPKPGTLKQEKKWAEHRITEYRLSNGSKLVYRYSDSNPGQVHFKALTEGGLRSIPQSDYQALRTAVSLVDDTGVGKVSQADIQTIFRGNPVVMSTLVGDYQQGFSGWAKTDSFEKMLKLFHLKLASSPVSSKSLKEYQVEMDQRLNGSQFDSADRFVRKVSELRFPGVTTVYSDNGEQAPSYTTEQLSELYQTYIAGKTDYTYFIVGDISANQLEQLAARYLSSIEVKEPSRSSYDLKAFSPKVRYSADDSKEPRAEVEIYLTQDSQWRPDNAYYLELSGELVQEQLRLKLREQASGVYGVASWFWQDVHSPQAEGRIMFTCAPERVDELISLTHSVLNSVAKQGADEQVLANKLVQRDDQIDRYLRSDLGMLNAMEQSYLLTDTPRLIQAQRRANSEATKLKVDAIMSQFLIEAERFEAVLKPQALSLTQ; from the coding sequence ATGAAAATTAACAAAATACTGATCTTGGCAGGCGCTGTACTTTTAAGTGCTTGTCAGGTAACAACTCCTACAAATAGTGAAGATACGTCTTTAGATTTAGCTCAGACCTTAAGCTTTGATAGTAGTGTCGAAGTCGGCAAGCTTGATAATGGTCTCAGCTATTACATCGCTGAAAATACGAATCCAGAATCGCGAGTTTACGTTCGTTTGGTTGTTAATGCGGGTTCAATGAACGAGGACGATGATCAACGAGGTGTTGCTCATATCGTTGAACACATGGCGTTCAATGGTACACAGAATTACCCAGGAAACGAGGTGATCAAAGTGCTAGAGCAAGCTGGTATGAAGTTTGGTGTCGACATCAATGCGTTTACCGACTTTGAAAATACCGTTTATACCTTGAACTTGCCAAGTAATGATCCTGAGACGCTTGAGCTAGTCATGGACATTCTTTCCGATTGGGCAAGTAACGTGACCATGCTGAAGGGCGACCTTGATGCAGAGCGTGGCATTGTACTTGAAGAGTGGCGTGCTCGTTTAGGGCCAATGTTACGACTGGGTGATAAGAAAAGTGCAATCGAAATGACAGGTTCACGTTATGTCATTCGAGACCCTATTGGTGATCCACAGACAATTCAAAATGTATCCAAGTACCGTGTCGCTGATTTTTATAATAAGTGGTATCGCCCTGATAACATGTCTGTCGTGGTGGTTGGCGATGTACAAACAGAGCAGGTTAAACAGCTGATCACCCAGAAAATGGGAGATGCAAATGCACCTGAATCAGAACTTGAGAAGATCGATTACAGCATTCCTCTCGTGGATGGTTGGCGTAGTGAAGTTGTCTCTGAAGAGGGTTACTCATCACCTTCGGTTGAAGTGAGCTTTTTCTCAACATTTGAGACCGATCTTAGTTACGCACGTTATCAACAAGATCTTGCGCATCAAATTGCCACACGCTTACTCAATGTGCGTTTGCAGCGTTGGGAGCAAGATGAAGACAATGTGGTCAACGCCGCTAACTTCTATTCATCTAACGTTGGCAGAGAAACAACACAAGCTGTGTTTTCGCTGCAATTAGTTGAGGGTGAGTATCAGCATGCAACGGAAGGATTATTCCAATTTGTTGCTCAATTGGCGCAGCATGGCTTTTCAGAGGCTGAAGTGAACGGTGAAGTTAGCCGCTTGCAAGGGGTAATCGATCGTGGTCAAGATAAGAAAAATTACAGTATTGATCTCGCCGGCGATTTGATGGTTGCCGCGGCAAGTGGCCAGATTTTGGTGAGTAAGGATCAAGCTTATGAGCTGAATAAGTATTTCTTAGAACGTATTACGTTAGAGCAGGTGAACGAGGCGTTTCTCAACATTGTTGAACCAAAATCTCGCTTGATTTTGTTAACTCAACCAACTGAAGAGCGTAAGCCAAAACTTGCGCCCGATTGGGTTGAGAGTCAATGGCAAATGAGCATGAGTACAGAGCAGAAGACTTGGAGCATTGATGGCAACAAAGCGGTACTGCCTGTGGTTGATCCAAAACCGGGCACGCTCAAGCAAGAGAAAAAATGGGCAGAGCACCGTATTACGGAATATCGACTAAGCAATGGCAGCAAACTTGTCTACCGCTATAGCGACAGTAACCCGGGGCAAGTGCACTTTAAGGCGCTCACTGAAGGTGGACTTCGCTCTATTCCGCAGAGTGATTATCAAGCGCTGAGAACCGCTGTAAGTCTTGTCGATGACACCGGTGTTGGTAAGGTGTCTCAGGCTGATATTCAGACTATTTTTCGAGGTAACCCAGTAGTCATGTCGACATTGGTTGGCGACTATCAACAGGGTTTTTCAGGTTGGGCAAAAACCGACAGCTTTGAAAAGATGCTTAAGCTATTTCATTTGAAACTGGCATCGAGTCCTGTCTCTTCCAAGTCTTTGAAAGAGTATCAAGTTGAAATGGACCAGCGTTTAAACGGTAGTCAATTCGACAGTGCAGATCGCTTTGTTCGTAAAGTATCTGAGCTCCGTTTCCCAGGCGTTACAACCGTGTATAGCGATAATGGTGAGCAAGCTCCAAGTTACACAACGGAACAATTGAGTGAGCTTTATCAAACGTACATAGCAGGCAAAACCGACTACACCTATTTTATTGTCGGGGATATCTCTGCGAATCAGCTTGAGCAACTCGCTGCGCGCTACTTGTCTTCAATTGAAGTAAAAGAGCCAAGCCGGTCTTCCTACGATCTGAAAGCCTTTTCACCTAAGGTGCGCTATAGCGCGGATGATTCGAAAGAGCCAAGAGCTGAAGTCGAGATTTATTTAACTCAAGACTCTCAATGGCGACCAGATAACGCGTATTACTTGGAGTTAAGTGGTGAGTTAGTTCAAGAACAGTTACGACTAAAACTTCGTGAACAAGCGTCAGGCGTATATGGGGTAGCAAGTTGGTTCTGGCAAGACGTACATAGTCCACAAGCTGAAGGACGTATTATGTTTACCTGTGCGCCAGAGCGAGTTGATGAGCTGATCTCGCTGACACATTCGGTATTGAACTCTGTTGCTAAACAAGGCGCTGATGAGCAAGTATTAGCGAACAAATTAGTGCAACGCGATGACCAGATAGACCGCTACTTGCGCTCCGATTTGGGCATGTTGAATGCAATGGAGCAGTCAT